A region of the Perca flavescens isolate YP-PL-M2 chromosome 15, PFLA_1.0, whole genome shotgun sequence genome:
TGTAGTCAGTTTATTGAACATGTTAACCCTTCTGACCCGGTCTGGTTTGCCTGTTTATAAAGCATAGAAAAGATTCAAGATTTTTATTTGCCATTTGCATGTACACCAAACAGTCCAGACACATAGGAATTCTAGTGCAGGCTCTTTGAGTCAAGTAAAAAGAGTAAAAAGAGTTAAGggcaaagaaaagcacacagactaaaataaaataaaaaataaaaagtatacaaggtaaataaattaaaataaagtaagACAAAAAAACTTATATACTTACAAAAGAGtgcaaaaaatataataaattatgAACTATGGGGGATATTGCATTTGTAATGACCATAACTAGTGCAAATATTGCACAGTAATATTTCACAGCAGAGTGAAGTATTGAGGATTATTGCACATTTAATCACAGTGAATGGAtcagtattttattttggttttgcCATCAGTTTGACTGTGGCAGGGAAGAAACTGTTATAGAACCGTGTCTTATGTGTAGTGATACTGTCCGCGCTGCTGCGCCTGAGTCTGTATGTGCAGTGTTTGTGTCTGAGCAGAGAGCGAGCTGGGTGGAGTAAGCCTCCAATGATGCTCTCTGCTCTTTTTCCAGCATCactgtgtgtatattgtgtcCATGGAAGGAAGCTTAGTCCCAATAATAACAAAGTAGAATTCATAACAATTCCTAGATCTTCTTAGCCAAGTTCATTCCAACTCATTtcaactagttttacacttatttcttttatttttttgcattcatggtcaataaaccgaATTTACATGCAATCATACCTAATTTCTGAGATAAAAATAAGGAGAAACGATTAGTTGTTTTGGACCCTGTCCACAACACGCCTCCATTTTTTTTGCTTCTCCCCAGCTTGACCCAGTCACATGCACAATGAAAAAACTTTAGGAGAGACACTATCGATGCTTGTGCTCAGAAGTTGTAGTGCAGCCTCCAGGTATTCACACACAGGCAATCCTCTGTGCTCTGCTTACAACAGGCCTTCTCCTTTTCCCAAAACCACTCACAGAAGCAGGTAGATATGCACCTCTGACTTTTCTTTAATACAAAAAACAGCAGATGCAAGCTGGGAAATGATACTTAGGTTTGTAGACTTTTTGTTACAGTGATATGGATCAATTATTCGGTACAGCAATACTAAtttaaaaaaccttttttgttgttgttgagaatTACAATTCATGCAGGCTATTCAGGCAATCAGTAGCTGTAATCCGATGTGACTGGGTTTGCTTTAGTTTCCATTTAAAGAAACATGGAAAGATTCCAAAATGTTGCAAAGATGGTACTTTGTTAGAGTAATACAGGATATGGTTTAACTCTGGAACAGTGTATGTAGGATTACCATAACAAAAATGTCACCACACTCGAGCTGATGCATATAATTAATAATGTGGAATAATGTTCTGCCCAAGATCATGCAAGCCTCTGCAAAAAGCAGCACCAAGTTGCCGACTCACAGTTAGATAAAGAGCCAGGAATAGAGATCATGTTGTCATGACTGTGTCCAGGGGCGCAGGTGTTACGTCTGTGTCTGACTCCCACAGTTGAAAGGCTAAATGTGTTCCCTCTGTGGCCCAGGATGCGTTTGCTGTGTGCTTTGGGTCTGTTTTTGGCCTTGCTGAATCTGTCTACATCTCTGCTGCTGGGAGCCTTCAACATCAGGTCATTTGGAGACAAGAAAGCCTCCAACACCACTCTGATGAACATCATCAGCACGGTCTGAAACTGCATCCAATATTCCCTTTTTTTCCCTAAggaataatgtaaatagtgtagaaaaaaatgtatctcaTCACAAATATTTGAACTATAAAGACAATTTATTTGGAAGGGTGCTGAGTAAACTAACACAAAGGTTAGCCTACATTTGGCATCCCTTCCATTGTAATAATTTGGTAGCACATTCAAAACATAAACACGTCATTAGATTTAGTTTGAGTACTGTATTGTTCAGGGGATTTGGacattaaagatgcagtaggtaaaaACTAAGTTTCTGTCaaatttgctgaaactgaccctatgttccagtagaactatatgaagcaggtaattaaaaaaaaaaaatccagctcctctggcaccacctacagcctgtagtgcgatttgcaaaaatccaccgctccctgttcagatgcaccaatcagggccaggggggagtgtctaactgcatgtcaatcactgctcatgcacacgcattcattctcccttgtggggggaggggcttaggagaacaTTTTGGACTTTTTTGTTGAGTCCTGgaaatcctacctacagcacctttaaccctCTGATGACGAAGGACGTGTAGCTACGTCCATCGATAacactacattttattttacacatttataatacatttatttactgttttattcatttattacactacttttgtgaacctaagactttggtaaactcatttTCAAGAACCAAAACAATTCATCCACATGAGTAAAGGTGTaaatgttttcacaagagatttgaggaatTCCAAAAAGCCAAATTTGGTCCTCAATATACAGAAAACTGAGTTTGTTCTAAATATGTAGATATTAAACACATGGGTGTCAGGTTTTATGCAAATACCATTAAAAGGTGAATTTAAGAAGATATTGAAAAATCGAAAAaagcccttagacctcagagggttaaaggggcactccagcagttttattttttcacattcatacagttgGGGGACTTAAAAAAGggagattacattttttttataaaaacaaaaaataaatggatCCTACATTTTCCATAAGGCaacatttcataatttttttagaCCCTTTCTGCCTGGAAAATACCCATGGCTTTCAATTCTATGTCCCAAAAACAACCTATGGGGTCGTTTTTtggggggaggacagtctcaagCTTTTATGTGTAGAATTAGTGGAATGCCCCTTTACTATAAAACAATAATAAGTACGtaattatttctgtttctgtttgttcGAGGAGAAACATACTTGAAATCAATTCGACCTGTGTTgcgttgtgtttttgtttttcagattgTTCATCGCTATGACATCATTCTGATCCAGGAGGTCAGAGACAACGATCTGTCAGCAACCAAAAAACTCATGGAGCATGTCAACAAGTTAGACCAACCACGCACCTTATATAGAGCACACACAGTGTTATTACACAGATAGCATTATGGGGACTTTTTGTAGACGTTTGTAGACAGATGGACAGCTATGTGTGTGTCCACAAAGATGAACATTAAAGAAggaatgtttttctttcattttatcGGAGATGTTCCCTCCCCTTATTACTATTCCTGTGTAATGAAATACTGGAATTGAACGTGTTCCATTGGGCTGGTATCTCAAATCTGCTTCTCTCACTTTAGGCCATAATTTGTATAAGCTGTTCACTGAATTTAAGAGTATTTGCATTTTGGAATCTGCCTTCCCAGTGGGTCATTTCCCTAGCCCTTGTACTGTGTTAGAAAGCTGCACATATTTTTTGTGTTAGCGAGACCTGTGATTAACTCCCCAAATACTCCTAACAATTATGGATTATCATCCAATATTATTTGAGCATCAGATCATGATCACAGTGACACCAAATGACCAAACTGAAAGGTCTTTTTAAGTGATATTTTCAAatttaattagggctgggttaTATAGAGAAAATCCGATGTTGTGATAATCTTGTCGATATTCTGGCGATGTTGTacggttgacaattggtgctttcccaaaatattaacaaatgagagtttagataaataatcatcagtaccATGGATATAATGACCAAGTGTGAAAAGACAAATAGTAGAACTGATAGAACAGTAAACAAGAAAAAggcaacacttatgtcatatcatgatattacgatatccaaaatgtaagacgatatctagtctcatatcaacATATCAATATCTATGTTGTGGATGGTAATATATTAGAATAATATAATGTTCATAGAGAGTGCTGGGTCTTATTGTGCAATTTTCTCTCTGtcattatctgtgtgtgtgtgtgtgtgtgtgtgtgtgtgtgtgtgtgtgtgtgtgtgtgtgtgtgtgtgtgcgtacgtttgtgtgtgtgtgttttctcagaGGTTCTCCTGAGTTCAGGTACAGTCACATCGTCAGTGAGCCTCTGGGTCGCGGCTCCTATAAGGAGAGATACCTCTTCCtctacaggtacacacacaaggGCAAAAAGAAAGCAATTATAACGGTAAAACTAAATTTTGTTGAGAGCCTATGTTGACATCCCACATCATAGAgcagaaacagaaataattgtGTTATAAAGTTTTATTTACTTCAAATGTCTTTGTCCTTAATTGTTAGCGATGACTGCCAGAAAACTATTTATGTAAAAGTAGAGCTATACAACTTTAAAACTAAAACACTATTCAGCAAAATGTAAAGTGTCACAAGTATAATCACACATAATGCAGCAGAATGGGTCCTGACAGAGTAATATGGATAAAATGgtataataatatttatatatgttatatattacattttcaGATTATTACTGCTGATGCATAAAGATAAGAAGGATTTTAAAGTTGAAGCTGGTCTTGgtagaacaaaataaaaaactactTGATATACTGATGGGCAGGTTAATCTGTACCAATAcattatgttttgtatgtaataGCTCCATCTGAAAAGTAATGCGTAACTATAGTCGTCAGATATATTGTAAATATTGCCCTCTGAAATATAGTGGAGTAGACGTATTAGGTAATAGAAAATGGAAAGTAAATACGTCAAAATTGTATTGAAGCACAGTATTTGAATACATGCACAGTTACTTTTTAAATACTGGCTTAATGAAAGATGTTTCAAGATAGATATTAACAGATTGAAGTTTTAGATAAATATGGGTGATAATGTGTCACATGCTGTGTCATGCTAATGCCATTGAATGCAATTTATTGACAAAGACACGTGAAGCATCACCAAAGTGTATTCTGAGTGAGAATTGCTTGCAAATGTGTGgtagaattaaaataaatttaaaatgtccatATTATATGAAGTGCCAAAATATATTATTCACAGTCCCAAACACTTTTGGATCATGAAATTACTGTACATTTCTGTACAAAATGCTGAAGGAACACAGAATGCATTTTGGTCTAGCTTTATTTAGTTATGTCAGACAGTGgttgaatgtaactaagtacctttactcaagtactgtacttaagtacaaatttcaggtacttgtactttactgtactttttactccactacatttatctgacagcttactttacaaattaagatgtctgcacacaaaacacatatagTTTAGAAAATATAACGTTTATGAttgtttattataaattaaccTGCCCAAGTCTACAAGTCCTGCTGAAATGATTCACCGATCTGACCGAacatatttttacttaagtaacattttcaatgcaggacttttacatgCAAAGTATTTTTTACACAGTGGTATTAGTgctttttacttgagtaaaggatctgaatacttcttccaccactgaatgcAGTTATCCTATGGTAATGATACTTAGATGTGGTTCCTTGGCAAAAAAAGGCATGTTAAACACATAATCTGACACATCTGCACACCACATTCACCCATCATCACATATTCAGGATTAGTCAAGCTGCACCCTAGTGGTCAGCACTGGAAGACACAGGACTGATAAAGTTCTATATAAGTTCAATATGTTACACATGACTTTTGGAAATGCTCCAGTAATAATATGGCTTAAACAGAGGCTAATTTGCGAACACTAAGTCTTTGTTTGATACAGCACAGTATAATTTATGCTCCTCTTCTTATACTTAGTTACAGaattctgcctgtctgtgttgGTTTTACTTTTGGTTTTTATGTAGCTATGTGACTGTTTGCTTTAATTGTCAGCTTTTAACCATCTAAGTTGCTGCCTCAGTCTGCTGTATCGTTCATCTTTattcatgtactgtacatcGCTGCTGGTCCATGTTTGCTTTACTGttagtttttatgttttactaCGTGTGTAATTTCTAAAAGCCTAATCAGGGACAAGGACTGGAAATTAGCTTACGGCTAGAAGTCCCACATACGTTGCATCAGTTGCACTTTAGATGTATCACTGCCTATATTTATTGTCCCTgaggaataaataaaaaaataaaatactgtgaATATAGCTAACTATGAGAAAGAGTTGTTGGATTTCTTAAAAAGTAAAGTTGTACAAGAAAATGACAGGTGTGGTTGAGCATATCTTTCCTCTCCAGGGAGCAGAAGGTGTCCGTAGCTAAAAACTACACATACGATGACGGCTGTGAGTCCTGTGGGACAGACATCCTGAACAGAGAGCCCTTCGTCGTCATGTTCACCTCCAAACAAACAGGTAGGGTCTGGAAGAGAGCGGCAATAACAGACTGATGCTGCTTTTTCACTGTcagacagtggtggaatgtaagtacatttactcaagtactgtccgtaagtacaaatttgaggtacttgtactttagttgagtcttttcttttcatgccactttctacttctactccgctatattttcagagagaaatattgtactttttactccactacattattctgacaactttagttactagttactttaagatttgtgcacacaaaacacatgtagtttataaaatacaattttgtaaattgatattataaattaaactacccaacaatttagtccagctgaaatgattagctgattaGCTGAACACTAAACACAGTTGagtgacagaactgttttgattgtttccagtagtattttaacagtgtgttATTAGTGCTTTCCCCCCATTTGATAAGAACATTTGTAAGgacttttgcttttagatgttttgttTCAAAACAGTGTATGAAATTCATGACTAAAATAGTCATgcattctgtcattgtgttactaaTGGATGGAATCATACTGAAAGGGAATTATTAccctttttgctggggacc
Encoded here:
- the dnase1 gene encoding deoxyribonuclease-1, whose amino-acid sequence is MRLLCALGLFLALLNLSTSLLLGAFNIRSFGDKKASNTTLMNIISTIVHRYDIILIQEVRDNDLSATKKLMEHVNKGSPEFRYSHIVSEPLGRGSYKERYLFLYREQKVSVAKNYTYDDGCESCGTDILNREPFVVMFTSKQTAGRNFVLIPQHTSPESAVKEVNALFDVVTDVRARWDTNDIVLLGDFNTGCKYVSGSDWEQIRLFTDKSFHWLITDQDDTTATHTNCPYDRIVVTDDMMKGVVPGSAKVYDYMVDMNLSQSLVLAVSDHFPVEVKLI